One Budorcas taxicolor isolate Tak-1 chromosome 6, Takin1.1, whole genome shotgun sequence DNA segment encodes these proteins:
- the LOC128049848 gene encoding 60S ribosomal protein L13a-like, producing the protein MAEGQVLVLDGRGHLLGRLAAIVAKQVLLGRKVVVVHCEGINISGNFYINKLKYLAFLRKRMNTNPSRGPYHFRAPSRIFWQTVRGMLPHKTKRGQAALEHLKVFDGIPPPCDKKK; encoded by the coding sequence ATGGCGGAGGGGCAGGTCCTGGTGCTCGATGGCCGAGGCCATCTCCTGGGCCGCCTGGCGGCCATTGTGGCCAAGCAGGTGCTTCTGGGCCGGAAGGTTGTGGTCGTGCACTGTGAGGGCATCAACATTTCTGGCAATTTCtacataaataaattgaaataccTGGCCTTTCTCCGCAAGCGGATGAACACCAACCCCTCCCGTGGCCCCTACCACTTCCGAGCCCCCAGCCGCATCTTCTGGCAGACAGTGCGAGGCATGCTGCCCCACAAGACCAAGCGGGGCCAGGCTGCTCTGGAGCACCTCAAGGTGTTTGATGGGATCCCACCACCCTGTGACAAGAAAAAGTGA